In the genome of Afifella aestuarii, one region contains:
- a CDS encoding glycosyl hydrolase family 8, whose product MSARVSVTAIVASFSALLAISAGAALLKESPSEKAALPCEPGESAATMASAVPQNIALRLPMASGENASHVAATTFDPEPTAARTVAPVSTPIEIAAAGIAAGSSAGATKADLPAPLWANFRDNFIGEDGRVIDDGNGKISHSEGQGYGLLLAAFADDPVTFRRVWNWTVTELLIRDDGLAAWRWEPDADPHITDPNNATDGDILIAWALMEGAVRFNEPEYRKAAADIAAAIYEKTTEESAYGRIILPGVHGFRADDRRDGPVINLSYWVFPAFPALAKAAPQYDWDALRDSGVALMRASRFGKSNLPSDWISLSGEKPRPANGFPPTFAYNAIRVPLYAAWAEAGDRSDLAPYQALWERAQPSTVDVMSGRAVQPLGGPGYAAVAGLVACALKDAPFPSSARSSLPDLYYPSALQALSVVAAQEAYSGCR is encoded by the coding sequence ATGAGCGCGCGCGTTTCCGTCACCGCGATCGTGGCGTCCTTTTCCGCCCTTCTGGCAATTTCGGCTGGCGCGGCTCTCTTGAAAGAGAGCCCCTCGGAGAAGGCCGCGCTGCCCTGCGAACCGGGCGAGAGCGCCGCCACAATGGCAAGCGCAGTTCCTCAAAACATCGCCCTCCGCCTGCCGATGGCATCGGGGGAAAACGCATCGCATGTCGCAGCAACAACCTTCGATCCGGAGCCCACGGCTGCCCGCACAGTCGCACCCGTTTCGACGCCGATTGAAATCGCGGCTGCCGGCATCGCAGCCGGCTCGAGCGCCGGTGCGACGAAGGCAGATCTGCCTGCGCCTCTCTGGGCGAATTTCCGTGACAATTTCATCGGCGAGGACGGACGCGTGATCGACGACGGCAATGGCAAAATCAGCCACAGCGAGGGCCAGGGATACGGCCTGCTGCTCGCGGCCTTCGCCGATGATCCCGTCACCTTCCGCCGCGTGTGGAACTGGACCGTCACCGAGCTCCTGATCCGCGACGACGGCCTTGCCGCCTGGCGCTGGGAGCCCGATGCCGATCCCCACATCACCGACCCCAACAACGCCACCGACGGTGATATCCTGATCGCCTGGGCGCTGATGGAAGGTGCGGTCCGCTTCAACGAACCGGAATATCGCAAGGCCGCCGCCGATATCGCAGCAGCGATCTACGAGAAAACTACGGAAGAGAGCGCGTACGGCCGCATCATCCTGCCGGGCGTCCACGGGTTCCGCGCCGATGATCGTCGCGACGGGCCGGTCATCAACCTCTCCTATTGGGTGTTTCCGGCCTTCCCGGCTCTCGCAAAGGCCGCTCCGCAATACGATTGGGATGCCCTGCGCGACAGCGGCGTGGCATTGATGCGGGCCTCCCGTTTCGGCAAAAGCAACCTCCCGAGCGACTGGATCTCGCTTTCGGGCGAGAAGCCTAGACCGGCCAACGGCTTTCCCCCGACCTTTGCCTACAATGCGATCCGCGTTCCCCTCTATGCCGCCTGGGCTGAGGCCGGAGATCGTTCCGACCTCGCCCCCTATCAGGCGCTGTGGGAGCGGGCGCAGCCGAGCACCGTCGATGTCATGTCGGGTCGGGCAGTCCAGCCTCTCGGCGGCCCTGGCTATGCCGCGGTTGCGGGGCTTGTGGCCTGCGCACTCAAAGATGCGCCCTTCCCTTCCTCGGCCCGCAGCAGCCTTCCCGACCTTTACTATCCGAGTGCCCTACAGGCCCTCTCTGTCGTTGCAGCACAGGAGGCATATTCAGGATGTCGCTGA
- a CDS encoding cellulose biosynthesis cyclic di-GMP-binding regulatory protein BcsB, with product MRNLATAGLALLLLAPQAQAGKVVLSLDQVRSAAPVMAQPTTSQMALSDTGVPLVAEVDPDLRRLPAALSDLHFNGETAGHEWPVYLTRTQAASRAEMQLGYINSVSVMSEGSTLTVTVNEVSIGEIPIASPDELARTRLSVPPGLLQPGYNSVRISVQQRHRVDCSLEGTYELWTQIYPGVTGFAFAGAGAGFERLSDLAAVNPGLDGAVSISVRAPETPTPKATERFLRVAEIAAIMTKAPRSEVRFDTGPVSGPGVEIAIGTPEELRHLGVLKPGETAQPGVSVILPDEMDLIHGRVSIWIVGGSDAAIDAALASLEAGSKTGPSEGTPSGLRAAENALGHLVPPGSSVSLRDLGVVSEEFNGRLYRTSFKIRMPYDFLSADYSQAVIRLTAGFAPRLDPKSQLLVRVNDQTASVLPLLDGDGALMRGRKIPIPLKVLHPGVNRVQIEAQLRSQSDRSCDTLAGLSSPSRFLIMDTSEFYLPPVARIARMPNLASTLSGGFPYAKGKTTAAYIPDPDRDTLSAAGTLAANLAVVSGAPLNLEVAFSAPPADAGTSIVVAAAQALPGSVADAVGLDVAGMRQAWRSQMLNSSVGTAGLGEAPLYTGSTGRDDPAPQPVSQRLFMQPSVSLDDWTEQMRENGGFGGPFERAISWLKDQVGSATGNIGFGDGSDPLRVKPGSTLVLAQAEAPANEGRTWTVVTAPTSGELAASVAQINTASLLYRLDGRALAFGRNDGDITRATSGSFYYVTTQPLSFQNIRLVAAGWMSLNIVYYVLGLIAACACLGLATTALLRRVGHSS from the coding sequence ATGAGAAATCTCGCAACCGCGGGCCTCGCACTTCTCCTGCTCGCACCTCAGGCTCAGGCGGGCAAAGTCGTCCTGTCTCTCGATCAGGTTCGGTCGGCAGCGCCGGTCATGGCGCAGCCCACGACCAGCCAGATGGCCCTCTCCGACACCGGCGTGCCGCTCGTGGCCGAGGTCGATCCGGATCTTCGTCGCCTTCCCGCAGCTTTGAGCGATTTGCATTTCAACGGCGAAACCGCCGGTCATGAATGGCCCGTCTATCTGACGAGGACGCAGGCGGCCTCGCGGGCGGAGATGCAGCTCGGCTACATCAACAGCGTTTCGGTGATGTCGGAGGGGTCGACGCTGACCGTGACGGTCAACGAAGTCAGCATCGGTGAAATCCCGATTGCATCGCCCGACGAGCTCGCCCGCACGCGCCTCTCCGTTCCCCCGGGTCTCCTCCAGCCTGGCTACAATTCCGTGCGCATCTCGGTGCAGCAGCGGCACCGCGTCGATTGCTCTCTCGAGGGCACCTACGAATTGTGGACCCAGATCTATCCTGGCGTCACGGGATTTGCCTTTGCGGGGGCCGGCGCCGGTTTCGAGCGCCTGAGCGATCTCGCAGCCGTCAATCCGGGTCTCGACGGCGCCGTCAGCATCAGCGTGCGGGCGCCCGAGACGCCAACGCCGAAGGCAACCGAGAGATTTTTGCGCGTGGCCGAGATCGCCGCGATCATGACAAAGGCGCCCCGCAGCGAAGTCCGCTTCGACACCGGACCTGTTTCGGGACCCGGCGTCGAGATCGCGATCGGAACGCCGGAGGAACTGCGTCACCTCGGCGTGTTGAAGCCCGGTGAGACGGCGCAGCCCGGCGTTTCCGTCATCCTTCCCGACGAAATGGATCTGATTCATGGCCGCGTATCCATCTGGATCGTGGGAGGCAGCGACGCCGCCATCGACGCAGCGCTCGCAAGTCTCGAAGCCGGGAGTAAGACGGGTCCTTCGGAAGGAACGCCGTCCGGGCTGCGCGCCGCTGAAAACGCCCTCGGCCACCTCGTGCCGCCGGGAAGTTCGGTGAGCCTGCGCGACCTCGGCGTCGTCTCCGAGGAGTTCAACGGTCGCCTCTACCGCACCTCCTTCAAGATTCGCATGCCCTATGACTTTCTGTCGGCGGATTACAGTCAGGCGGTCATTAGGCTGACGGCCGGCTTTGCGCCACGGCTCGACCCCAAGAGCCAACTTCTCGTGCGCGTGAACGATCAGACGGCGTCCGTCCTGCCGCTCTTGGACGGCGACGGTGCATTGATGCGGGGACGCAAAATCCCAATCCCGCTGAAGGTGCTGCATCCCGGCGTCAATCGCGTGCAGATCGAGGCGCAGCTCCGCTCTCAGAGCGATCGCAGTTGCGACACGCTTGCCGGGCTCTCCAGTCCGAGCCGCTTCCTCATCATGGATACAAGCGAGTTCTATCTCCCGCCGGTCGCGCGCATCGCACGCATGCCCAATCTCGCTTCGACCCTCAGCGGCGGGTTCCCCTACGCCAAAGGCAAAACGACAGCCGCCTACATCCCCGATCCCGACCGCGACACGCTTTCGGCCGCCGGGACGCTCGCAGCCAATCTTGCTGTGGTCAGCGGGGCGCCGCTCAATCTCGAGGTCGCCTTCTCCGCGCCCCCGGCTGACGCCGGCACCTCGATCGTCGTGGCGGCGGCGCAGGCCCTGCCCGGCTCTGTCGCCGACGCTGTCGGTCTCGACGTTGCCGGCATGCGCCAAGCCTGGCGTTCGCAGATGCTCAACAGCAGTGTCGGCACAGCCGGTCTTGGAGAAGCCCCGCTCTATACGGGCTCAACCGGCCGCGACGATCCGGCGCCGCAACCCGTCTCGCAACGGCTTTTTATGCAACCTTCTGTCTCGCTCGACGACTGGACGGAGCAGATGCGCGAGAATGGTGGCTTCGGCGGACCGTTCGAGCGGGCGATCTCCTGGCTCAAGGATCAGGTCGGGAGTGCCACCGGGAACATCGGCTTCGGCGATGGATCGGATCCGCTTCGGGTCAAGCCGGGCAGCACGCTCGTCCTTGCCCAAGCGGAAGCCCCGGCCAACGAGGGGCGCACCTGGACAGTGGTGACGGCCCCGACCAGCGGAGAGCTCGCAGCCTCCGTCGCGCAGATCAACACGGCGTCGCTGCTCTACCGGCTGGACGGGCGTGCGCTCGCGTTTGGCCGCAACGACGGCGACATCACCAGGGCCACGAGCGGCAGCTTCTATTATGTGACGACGCAGCCGCTCTCCTTCCAGAACATTCGCCTCGTCGCAGCGGGATGGATGTCGCTCAACATCGTCTATTACGTCCTCGGCCTCATCGCGGCCTGCGCATGCCTCGGCCTCGCGACGACTGCGCTTCTGCGGCGCGTGGGGCATTCGTCATGA
- the bcsA gene encoding UDP-forming cellulose synthase catalytic subunit, translated as MSKTMPLVALWLLATTATLLLIMQPISIEAQFVMGVAAVGGMAAVWMFSKEGVWRQVFLALATAVVLRYVYWRTTSTLPPISEPINFVPGFLVYLMEMFSVLMLFISLFITADPLERKRARQLRDAELPTVDIFIPTYNEDKSLLATTIAAALAMDYPHEKRQVWLLDDGGTEQKVNNPDPNVSVPAKRRRAELQRLCAQLGAHYLTRERNEHAKAGNLNNGLDCSTADLIVVFDADHGPVRSFLRETVGHFADDPRLFLVQTPHFFLNPDPLERNLSTFERMPSENEMFYSVIQKGLDKWNAAFFCGSAAVLRRAALEETGGFSGVSITEDCETALELHSRGWNSRYVDIPLIAGLQPENFVSFIGQRSRWCRGMVQILMLKNPLFKRGLRFEQRIAYLSSSLFWLFPLTRLTFMLAPLLYIIFSLQIYEASFREFVGYTVAYMAVNIMLQSYLYGRLRWPWVSELYEYVQSVYLGRAILSVVVNPRAPTFNVTAKGQTSDKEQLSALAGPYFAIFGVLAVTGAYATWRYFTEPTGNDLLMICGVWNAINLVIAGVALGVVSEMPERRRAQRLAVVRRAVLEIVGVGEIAVSVEDVSTCGVRVRPLEEALPPMKAGATIAMLRLVNDDGSVTKEAIAVVLRRAGNDDRGRFLGMEFIQLTAPQYKLIADLLYHSANVFETFRSRRRKPRSVIGATIGFLSWSFYYTLRAFRIGLRRNQPAATGMEGFTSAETGFGVEIGRSEPALPRVQSHLHVAPGMPIEAGATSVPTPAAAPAAQSAAAVGVATPQVEQAEPSEAQRRRSISTSTAATASLGHDVWEYAV; from the coding sequence ATGTCGAAAACGATGCCGCTGGTGGCGTTGTGGCTTCTGGCCACCACCGCCACGCTGCTGCTGATCATGCAGCCCATCAGCATCGAGGCACAATTCGTCATGGGCGTAGCGGCCGTCGGCGGTATGGCGGCCGTGTGGATGTTCAGCAAGGAAGGCGTCTGGCGCCAGGTCTTTCTGGCGCTCGCGACGGCGGTGGTGCTGCGCTACGTCTACTGGCGCACGACCTCAACGCTGCCGCCGATTTCGGAACCGATCAACTTCGTTCCAGGCTTTCTCGTCTACCTCATGGAGATGTTCTCAGTGCTGATGCTCTTCATCAGCCTGTTCATTACGGCCGACCCTTTGGAAAGGAAGCGGGCGCGCCAGCTGCGCGATGCGGAGCTTCCGACCGTCGACATCTTCATTCCGACCTACAACGAAGACAAAAGCCTTCTCGCCACCACCATCGCGGCAGCGCTCGCGATGGATTATCCGCACGAGAAAAGACAAGTCTGGCTGCTCGACGACGGCGGCACCGAGCAGAAGGTCAACAATCCCGACCCGAACGTCTCAGTCCCCGCCAAGCGCCGGCGTGCGGAACTGCAGCGCCTGTGCGCGCAGCTCGGCGCCCACTACCTCACCCGCGAGCGCAACGAACACGCGAAGGCCGGCAACCTGAACAACGGTCTCGACTGCTCCACCGCCGATCTGATCGTGGTCTTCGATGCCGATCACGGCCCGGTCCGCTCCTTCCTGCGGGAGACCGTCGGTCATTTCGCCGACGATCCGCGCCTCTTCCTGGTGCAGACGCCGCACTTCTTCCTCAATCCGGATCCGCTTGAACGCAACCTCTCGACCTTCGAGCGGATGCCATCGGAAAACGAGATGTTCTACTCCGTGATCCAAAAGGGTCTGGATAAGTGGAACGCTGCCTTTTTCTGCGGCTCGGCGGCCGTGCTTCGGCGCGCAGCGCTCGAGGAGACGGGCGGTTTTTCCGGCGTTTCCATCACGGAAGATTGCGAAACGGCACTTGAGCTGCATTCGCGCGGATGGAACAGCCGTTACGTCGACATTCCGCTGATCGCCGGTCTGCAGCCGGAAAACTTCGTCTCCTTCATCGGCCAGCGCTCACGCTGGTGCCGTGGCATGGTGCAGATCCTGATGCTGAAGAACCCGCTCTTCAAGCGGGGGCTTCGCTTCGAACAGCGCATAGCCTACCTCTCCTCGTCGCTTTTCTGGCTTTTCCCGCTGACGCGCCTCACCTTCATGCTGGCGCCGCTGCTCTACATCATCTTCTCGCTGCAGATTTACGAAGCGAGCTTCCGTGAGTTCGTCGGCTACACCGTCGCCTATATGGCGGTGAACATCATGCTGCAGAGCTATCTCTACGGCAGGCTCCGCTGGCCCTGGGTCTCGGAGCTCTACGAATACGTGCAGTCGGTCTATTTGGGCCGAGCGATCCTGAGCGTCGTCGTCAATCCGCGCGCGCCGACGTTCAACGTCACGGCGAAAGGTCAGACGAGCGATAAAGAGCAGCTCTCTGCACTTGCCGGCCCCTATTTCGCGATCTTCGGCGTCCTCGCCGTTACCGGCGCCTATGCCACCTGGCGCTACTTTACCGAGCCTACCGGCAACGACCTGTTGATGATCTGCGGCGTGTGGAACGCGATCAATCTCGTCATTGCCGGCGTCGCGCTCGGCGTGGTGTCCGAAATGCCGGAGAGGCGCCGGGCCCAACGCCTCGCCGTCGTGCGCCGCGCGGTTCTCGAAATCGTCGGTGTCGGCGAAATCGCCGTCTCGGTAGAGGATGTCTCGACCTGCGGCGTGCGGGTGCGCCCGCTGGAGGAGGCACTGCCGCCGATGAAGGCCGGAGCCACAATCGCCATGCTGCGTCTCGTCAACGACGATGGCAGCGTCACCAAAGAGGCGATCGCCGTCGTTCTGCGCCGGGCCGGCAATGATGACCGCGGACGTTTCCTCGGCATGGAATTCATCCAGCTCACGGCGCCGCAATACAAACTCATCGCCGATCTCCTCTATCACAGCGCCAATGTCTTCGAGACATTCCGCAGCCGGCGGCGGAAGCCGCGGAGCGTCATCGGCGCCACGATCGGCTTCCTCTCCTGGAGCTTCTATTACACGCTACGGGCATTCCGGATCGGGCTCAGGCGCAATCAGCCTGCCGCAACGGGCATGGAAGGGTTCACGAGCGCCGAAACCGGCTTCGGCGTCGAAATCGGGCGATCGGAGCCTGCCTTGCCGCGGGTTCAGTCCCATCTGCATGTCGCACCCGGCATGCCGATCGAAGCCGGAGCGACATCTGTTCCCACCCCTGCGGCGGCTCCGGCCGCCCAAAGCGCGGCGGCGGTCGGCGTCGCCACACCCCAGGTCGAGCAAGCAGAGCCGAGCGAGGCGCAACGCCGCCGCTCCATCTCAACATCGACGGCGGCCACCGCTTCGCTCGGTCATGACGTCTGGGAGTATGCGGTATGA
- the cobF gene encoding precorrin-6A synthase (deacetylating) produces the protein MKKVYVIGIGAGDPSDLTLRAIEAMRAVDVFFFMDKDGSGKENLIAFRQQVLARAVPEASYRSIHATSPERPKDGRDYEKGIDWWRGERRRIFREMLSELGPEEAGGFLIIGDPGLYDGTTQILHELAAEGFEIDFEVVTGITSLQTLAARHRIPLNRIGEEITVTTARLLAETEPATISNTLVMLDGRATFLRFKESDLSIFWGAYLGMEEEILIAGPLKEKADEIAETIEASRTRHGWIMDAYLLRRP, from the coding sequence ATGAAGAAAGTCTACGTCATCGGGATCGGAGCCGGTGATCCGTCTGATCTCACGCTGCGGGCGATTGAGGCGATGCGGGCCGTCGACGTCTTCTTCTTCATGGACAAAGACGGGTCCGGCAAAGAGAATTTGATCGCCTTCCGCCAACAGGTGCTCGCACGGGCCGTTCCCGAGGCTTCCTACCGAAGCATCCATGCCACCAGCCCGGAACGACCGAAAGACGGCCGAGACTACGAAAAGGGCATCGACTGGTGGCGCGGCGAGCGGCGGCGGATCTTTCGCGAGATGCTGTCGGAGCTCGGTCCCGAGGAGGCCGGCGGCTTTCTGATCATCGGCGATCCGGGGCTTTACGACGGCACCACGCAGATCCTGCATGAGCTCGCCGCCGAGGGATTTGAGATCGACTTCGAGGTGGTTACCGGCATCACGAGCCTGCAGACCCTTGCCGCCCGTCATCGCATTCCGTTGAACCGCATCGGCGAAGAAATCACCGTCACCACCGCACGCCTCTTGGCCGAGACCGAGCCCGCGACGATCTCCAACACCCTCGTGATGCTCGATGGGCGCGCCACCTTCCTGCGCTTCAAAGAGAGCGATCTCTCTATCTTCTGGGGCGCCTATCTCGGCATGGAGGAAGAAATCCTCATCGCCGGACCGCTGAAGGAGAAGGCAGACGAAATCGCCGAAACGATCGAGGCATCGCGCACGCGCCATGGTTGGATCATGGATGCCTATCTTCTGCGGCGACCGTGA
- a CDS encoding ABC transporter substrate-binding protein, which yields MKTKTLFAASVSVVALLTTTMTASAETDLDALYKAAKEEGQLTTIALPHSWCGYGDVIDGFKEKYPGIQVNELNPDAGSADELEAVRANKNNTGPQAPDVLDVGLAFGPQAKEEGLIEPYKVSTWDEIPDDAKDADGYWYGDYYGVLSFLVNTDIVGEAPSSWADLLDEKYANAVALAGDPRASNQAIQGVVGAGLAENSGDLDQAAEAGLQYFKKLNERGNFVPVIGKAASVAQGTTPIVVAWDYNSLAWRDGFEGNPAADVVVPSDSVVAGVYVQAISAYAPHPNAAKLWMEYLYSDEGQLGWLAGYCHPIRFNALAEQKKIPQELLDALPPAESYAKAVFPTIEQQNAAKAVITEKWDSVVGANVAE from the coding sequence ATGAAAACCAAAACTCTATTCGCTGCCTCGGTATCCGTCGTCGCTTTGCTCACCACGACGATGACGGCGAGCGCCGAGACGGACCTTGATGCGCTGTACAAAGCTGCCAAGGAAGAGGGGCAGCTCACCACGATTGCTCTGCCGCATTCCTGGTGCGGCTATGGCGATGTGATCGACGGGTTCAAGGAGAAGTATCCTGGCATCCAGGTGAACGAACTCAACCCGGATGCGGGTTCAGCCGATGAGCTGGAGGCCGTCCGCGCCAACAAGAACAACACCGGCCCGCAGGCGCCCGACGTTCTCGATGTCGGCCTCGCTTTCGGTCCGCAGGCCAAGGAAGAAGGCCTGATCGAGCCCTACAAGGTCTCCACCTGGGACGAGATTCCGGACGACGCGAAAGACGCCGACGGTTACTGGTACGGCGATTATTATGGCGTCCTGTCGTTCCTCGTGAACACCGATATCGTCGGAGAAGCGCCGTCGAGCTGGGCCGATCTCCTCGACGAAAAATACGCCAACGCCGTTGCTTTGGCAGGTGACCCTCGCGCCTCCAACCAGGCGATCCAGGGTGTGGTCGGGGCCGGTCTCGCCGAAAACAGTGGTGATCTCGATCAGGCTGCAGAGGCCGGGCTGCAGTATTTCAAAAAGCTCAACGAGCGGGGTAATTTCGTCCCGGTGATCGGCAAAGCGGCCTCGGTCGCACAGGGTACGACGCCGATCGTGGTCGCCTGGGACTACAATTCGCTCGCCTGGCGCGATGGCTTTGAGGGCAACCCCGCCGCCGATGTCGTGGTCCCGTCCGACAGTGTCGTGGCCGGCGTCTACGTCCAGGCGATCAGCGCTTACGCGCCGCATCCGAACGCCGCGAAGCTGTGGATGGAATACCTCTATTCCGACGAGGGCCAGCTTGGCTGGCTTGCCGGCTACTGCCACCCGATCCGCTTCAATGCGCTCGCCGAGCAGAAGAAGATCCCGCAGGAGCTTCTCGATGCGCTGCCGCCGGCGGAATCCTACGCCAAAGCCGTGTTTCCGACCATCGAGCAGCAAAATGCCGCCAAGGCCGTGATCACGGAGAAGTGGGATTCCGTGGTCGGCGCCAATGTCGCCGAATAA
- a CDS encoding ABC transporter permease, with protein MFAELRLGEAIAILPFLAFAIMFLILPTLGLFATAFSDGQGGVTLDNIGALFTPQILRSFSISIRVSFASSALGCLIGLAIALAVIRGRLPPVIRSTLLTFSGVASNFAGIPLAFAFLATLGRVGLVTIILREVFGLDLYRAGFNILSFWGLTLTYLYFQIPLMILIITPAIDGLKREWSEAAETLGASTWQFWRYVGLPVLWPNLLGTLSLLFANAFGAIATAYALTGSSLNIVPILLYAQIRGDVLQNQQLGAALAVGMIAITALANVVYLVVRTRAERWLK; from the coding sequence ATGTTCGCTGAGTTGAGGCTCGGGGAAGCGATCGCCATCCTGCCGTTTCTGGCGTTTGCGATCATGTTTCTCATCCTGCCGACGCTGGGCCTGTTCGCGACAGCCTTTTCCGACGGGCAGGGCGGCGTGACGCTCGACAATATCGGCGCACTCTTCACGCCGCAGATCCTGCGTTCCTTCTCGATTTCGATCCGAGTGTCGTTCGCTTCATCAGCCCTTGGCTGCCTGATCGGGCTCGCGATCGCCCTTGCCGTCATCCGTGGGCGCCTGCCGCCGGTGATCCGCTCCACGCTTCTGACCTTTTCCGGCGTCGCCTCGAATTTCGCCGGTATCCCGCTGGCGTTCGCGTTTCTCGCAACGCTCGGCCGCGTGGGGCTTGTGACCATCATTTTGCGGGAGGTGTTCGGTCTCGACCTCTACCGCGCTGGGTTCAACATTCTCTCCTTCTGGGGCCTGACGCTCACCTATCTCTATTTCCAGATCCCCTTGATGATCCTCATCATCACGCCGGCGATCGATGGGTTGAAGCGGGAGTGGAGTGAAGCGGCGGAAACGCTCGGCGCCTCCACCTGGCAGTTCTGGCGTTATGTAGGGCTGCCGGTCTTGTGGCCGAACCTTCTCGGCACGCTCTCCTTGTTGTTCGCCAACGCGTTCGGAGCGATCGCGACGGCCTATGCGCTCACCGGTTCCTCGCTCAACATCGTCCCGATCCTGCTTTACGCGCAGATCCGAGGCGACGTGCTGCAGAACCAGCAGCTCGGGGCGGCTCTTGCCGTCGGCATGATCGCGATCACCGCTCTTGCCAACGTCGTCTATCTGGTCGTGCGCACCCGCGCTGAAAGGTGGCTCAAATGA
- a CDS encoding ABC transporter permease translates to MRGNRFWSWVVFGLGAAYFLLPLLATFEFSLSIRRDEYTLDAYRNVFADPGFQQTFTYSLVIGLCTIVVGIVIIMPAAYFVRLRMPQIRPIVEFLTLMPLIIPPIILVFGYIRLYNSSSFLPLTGSVMGTNILLTLGYVALAMPYMYRAIDTGLRTIDVQTLTEAATILGASRLRILTRIIFPNVITAVLSGAFLTLAIVMGEFVLASLLNRPGFGPYMQNIGANRAYEPSALAIISFVFTWSAMVAIQLLARFAPKSSARKD, encoded by the coding sequence ATGAGAGGCAATCGCTTCTGGTCGTGGGTCGTCTTCGGTCTGGGCGCGGCCTATTTCCTGCTACCGCTGCTTGCGACCTTCGAATTTTCGCTGAGCATCCGGCGCGACGAATATACGCTCGACGCTTATCGCAATGTCTTCGCCGATCCGGGCTTCCAGCAGACCTTCACCTATTCGCTGGTGATCGGCCTTTGCACCATCGTCGTCGGCATCGTCATCATCATGCCGGCCGCCTATTTCGTGCGGCTCAGGATGCCGCAGATCAGGCCGATCGTGGAATTCCTCACGCTGATGCCCCTGATCATACCGCCGATCATCCTCGTTTTCGGCTATATCCGGCTCTACAACTCGTCGTCTTTTCTGCCGCTCACCGGTTCGGTGATGGGCACCAATATCCTGCTGACGCTCGGCTATGTGGCGCTCGCCATGCCCTATATGTACCGGGCGATCGACACGGGTCTCAGGACCATCGACGTGCAGACCTTGACGGAGGCGGCGACCATTCTTGGCGCCAGCCGCCTCAGGATCCTGACACGGATCATCTTTCCGAATGTCATCACGGCCGTGTTGTCGGGTGCCTTCCTGACGCTCGCCATCGTCATGGGCGAGTTCGTCCTGGCGAGCCTGCTCAACCGTCCGGGCTTTGGCCCTTACATGCAGAATATCGGCGCCAACCGGGCCTACGAGCCCTCGGCGCTCGCAATCATTTCCTTCGTCTTCACCTGGAGCGCGATGGTCGCGATCCAGCTCCTCGCGCGCTTCGCCCCGAAGAGCAGCGCCAGAAAAGATTAA